One window of the Archangium primigenium genome contains the following:
- a CDS encoding sensor histidine kinase has translation MTSPPHSGLHAAERRFTRSVLLGLFLMGLVALGGPLVSYRSDVDEMRHQFRSRVAREGRVYAQSLGLHLQLLKSELTRVALGVGPELRREHSLEDVQDLTGPNTGLFRQGIVLMDATGKARWSEPPDLLTQGSQLNRAWFQHLLVKQSPTVDAISPGASTFVVAVPIVRERQTLGVLAGLLDASADLPGARPTREHLTLLVLNRAGDLFVPNSPPDWALTKGFAAKVETLLSERGQEMETGRGEVFAWATPVPGTELRLVLAADETASMESIRDRLLTQLLVIVILQVGTLLLVGLYGRRVYRLFLEVERRAAEKETLAALGSAASLIAHEVKNSLNGLKVATGMLSPLEEQALAVRTLRGQIDRLAHLATSLLHFGKPPRVQRIPMDLPALVREVIEGLSVLPEAEEVQLDARLPEALSLDGDPLLLATALDNLVRNAMEAAVAAKDLGQVQNPEVRVSVRREDAHAVVDVEDNAGGPPAGFEQRLFEPFVTTKPKGVGLGLSMTRRAVEQQHGQLTFTRIPGGSRFSVRLPLDVPETSA, from the coding sequence ATGACGAGCCCCCCGCACTCCGGACTGCACGCGGCCGAGCGGCGCTTCACCCGCTCGGTGCTCCTGGGCCTGTTCCTCATGGGCCTCGTCGCCCTGGGCGGGCCGCTCGTGTCCTACCGGAGTGACGTCGACGAGATGCGCCACCAGTTCCGCTCCCGCGTGGCGCGCGAGGGCCGGGTGTACGCCCAGTCCCTGGGCCTGCACCTGCAACTGCTCAAGTCGGAGCTGACGCGCGTGGCGCTGGGCGTGGGCCCGGAGCTGCGGCGCGAGCACTCGCTCGAGGACGTGCAGGATCTCACCGGCCCCAACACCGGCCTGTTCCGCCAGGGCATCGTGCTGATGGACGCCACGGGCAAGGCGCGCTGGAGTGAGCCCCCGGATCTGCTCACACAAGGCAGCCAGCTCAACCGCGCCTGGTTCCAACACCTGCTCGTCAAGCAGTCGCCCACCGTCGACGCCATCAGCCCTGGCGCCTCCACCTTCGTCGTCGCCGTGCCCATCGTGCGCGAGCGCCAGACGCTGGGCGTGCTGGCCGGACTGCTCGACGCCAGCGCGGACCTGCCCGGCGCCCGGCCCACGCGCGAGCACCTGACGCTGCTGGTGCTCAACCGCGCGGGCGACCTCTTCGTCCCCAACTCGCCTCCGGACTGGGCGCTGACCAAGGGCTTCGCCGCCAAGGTGGAGACGCTCCTGTCCGAGCGGGGCCAGGAGATGGAGACGGGCCGGGGCGAGGTGTTCGCCTGGGCCACGCCCGTGCCCGGCACCGAGCTGCGCCTGGTGCTCGCCGCGGACGAGACGGCCAGCATGGAGAGCATCCGGGACCGGCTGCTCACCCAACTGCTGGTGATCGTCATCCTGCAGGTGGGCACGCTGTTGCTCGTCGGCCTGTACGGGCGGCGCGTCTACCGGCTCTTCCTGGAGGTGGAGCGGCGCGCGGCGGAGAAGGAGACCCTGGCGGCGCTCGGCTCGGCCGCGAGCCTCATCGCCCACGAGGTGAAGAACTCCCTCAACGGGCTCAAGGTGGCCACCGGCATGCTCTCGCCCCTCGAGGAGCAGGCGCTCGCGGTGCGCACCCTGCGCGGGCAGATCGACCGGCTCGCGCACCTGGCCACGTCGCTCCTGCACTTCGGCAAGCCGCCGCGCGTGCAGCGCATCCCCATGGACCTGCCCGCGCTCGTGCGCGAGGTGATCGAGGGCCTGAGCGTGCTGCCCGAGGCCGAGGAGGTCCAGCTCGACGCGCGGCTGCCCGAGGCGCTGTCGCTCGATGGGGACCCCCTGCTGCTGGCCACGGCGCTGGACAACCTGGTGCGCAACGCCATGGAGGCCGCCGTGGCCGCCAAGGACCTGGGCCAGGTGCAGAACCCCGAGGTGCGCGTGAGCGTGCGGCGGGAAGACGCCCATGCCGTGGTGGACGTGGAGGACAACGCCGGGGGCCCCCCGGCGGGCTTCGAGCAGCGGCTCTTCGAGCCCTTCGTCACCACCAAGCCCAAGGGCGTGGGCCTGGGCCTGTCCATGACCCGCCGCGCGGTGGAGCAGCAGCACGGCCAGCTCACCTTCACCCGCATCCCCGGGGGCAGCCGCTTCAGCGTGCGCCTGCCCCTGGACGTCCCGGAGACCTCCGCATGA
- a CDS encoding sigma-54-dependent transcriptional regulator, translating to MSPPLLFVDDDRAFSSLAAAALQREGYAVTLARSLHEARAALARLTPALVVLDRRLPDGDGLTFLPELKAQAPGAAVVMVTAYGDIASAVDAVRAGAADYVAKPVELADLVLRVRRALDTGRLKERLAAAEAELSGKRRLIPPASAAMQRVLAALERIAASPRSAVLLLGETGAGKEMLARHLHALSFPTEGAPFVHVNCAALPDQTVESELFGHEKGAFTDARTTRRGLVEVAHGGTLFLDEVGELPLGLQAKLLTFLDSGRFRRLGGTQEHSSGARIVAATNRDLPALMARGEFREDLWFRLSVFRIDIPPLRERHEDILPLAEGMLMDLRRELGRKEATLGPRARARLAAYAFPGNVRELHNIIERALVMEAGPELELELLHSGGAASAVSAPAQAPADPDAFLLSGPPRALEDVERLYTRWALERLGGRRMEAAKVLGLSYPTFLKRLGEGG from the coding sequence ATGAGCCCGCCCCTCTTGTTCGTGGACGATGACCGGGCGTTCTCGTCCTTGGCGGCGGCGGCCCTGCAGCGCGAGGGCTACGCCGTCACCCTGGCGCGCTCGCTGCACGAGGCCCGCGCGGCGCTCGCGCGGCTGACCCCCGCCCTGGTGGTGCTGGATCGGCGGCTGCCGGACGGAGACGGGCTCACCTTCCTGCCCGAGCTCAAGGCGCAGGCGCCCGGCGCGGCGGTGGTGATGGTGACGGCGTACGGCGACATCGCGAGCGCCGTGGACGCGGTGCGCGCGGGCGCCGCGGACTACGTGGCCAAGCCGGTGGAGCTCGCCGACCTGGTGCTGCGCGTGCGCCGCGCCCTGGACACGGGCCGCCTCAAGGAGCGACTGGCCGCGGCCGAGGCCGAGCTGTCCGGCAAGCGCCGCCTCATTCCGCCCGCGTCGGCGGCCATGCAGCGGGTGCTCGCGGCGCTCGAGCGCATCGCCGCCTCGCCGCGCAGCGCGGTGCTGCTCTTGGGTGAGACGGGCGCGGGCAAGGAGATGCTCGCGCGCCACCTGCACGCCCTGTCCTTTCCCACCGAGGGCGCGCCCTTCGTGCACGTCAACTGCGCGGCCCTGCCGGACCAGACGGTGGAGAGCGAGCTGTTCGGCCACGAGAAGGGCGCCTTCACCGACGCGCGCACCACGCGCCGGGGCCTGGTGGAGGTAGCGCACGGGGGCACGCTCTTCCTCGACGAGGTGGGCGAGCTGCCCCTGGGCCTGCAGGCCAAACTGCTCACCTTCCTCGACTCGGGACGCTTCCGGCGGCTGGGCGGCACGCAGGAGCACTCCAGCGGCGCGCGCATCGTGGCGGCCACCAACCGCGACCTGCCCGCCCTCATGGCGCGCGGCGAGTTCCGCGAGGACCTGTGGTTCCGCCTGAGCGTCTTCCGCATCGACATCCCGCCCCTGCGCGAGCGGCACGAGGACATCCTCCCGCTGGCCGAGGGCATGCTCATGGACCTGCGTCGGGAGCTGGGCCGCAAGGAAGCGACGCTCGGACCGCGCGCCCGCGCCCGGCTCGCCGCGTATGCCTTCCCGGGCAACGTGCGCGAGCTGCACAACATCATCGAGCGGGCGCTGGTGATGGAGGCGGGCCCCGAGCTGGAGCTGGAGCTGCTGCACAGTGGCGGCGCGGCCTCCGCCGTGTCCGCTCCGGCCCAGGCCCCCGCGGATCCCGACGCCTTCCTGCTGTCGGGTCCGCCGCGCGCGCTCGAGGACGTGGAGCGGCTCTACACCCGCTGGGCGCTGGAGCGGCTGGGCGGCCGGCGCATGGAGGCGGCCAAGGTGCTCGGGCTGTCCTACCCCACCTTCCTCAAGCGCCTGGGCGAGGGCGGCTGA
- a CDS encoding TolC family protein: protein MRRVPTLILSCLLLGTPAASAASKGEAAPSTAPARDSVTLDSLPDEDGVAALLWERSTQFTQARIRVDEAQAELTRTQLLPNPELDLSWNTLPLGPTNPPGLDRLRDVPNYQAGVSQLVELGKRGPRQRSARAALSATALDVQAELRELTYDFLQRVAAVATAQVRLAELEGLAADAARLTELERIRQQRGDTAGLDVDRAVLEEAQLQGQLAEEHSNLSEALLECSRAAGLACVPFSARELAASFLERRLSRTQAPNTEDLPQRPDLRALQAQRQSSQESLTLARRGWVPDPTFRVGYVHDRFVESGNQLNSVFVGMSFPLPVFDHGQASARLASAQAEAAERTRQQLTSQARRDVTALIAQRDALEARRAQVRQKNLPLASSLVGRLEAAVKAGGASLQDLIFARRTYGQLLLDAAQLDLNAYHLSVELERASAAGPRAPGELGSHF, encoded by the coding sequence TTGCGCCGCGTTCCAACCCTCATCCTTTCCTGCCTGCTCCTCGGGACCCCCGCCGCCTCGGCCGCATCGAAGGGCGAGGCCGCGCCGTCCACCGCTCCCGCCCGCGACTCCGTCACCCTGGACTCCCTGCCCGACGAGGACGGGGTCGCCGCGCTGCTCTGGGAGCGCTCGACCCAGTTCACCCAGGCGCGCATCCGCGTGGACGAGGCGCAGGCGGAGCTCACGCGCACCCAGCTGCTGCCCAACCCCGAGCTGGATCTGTCGTGGAACACGCTGCCGCTCGGCCCCACCAACCCGCCCGGACTCGACCGGCTGCGCGACGTGCCCAACTACCAGGCCGGCGTGTCGCAGCTCGTGGAGCTGGGCAAGCGCGGCCCCCGTCAGCGCTCGGCCCGCGCCGCGCTGTCCGCCACCGCGCTCGACGTGCAGGCGGAGCTGCGCGAGCTCACGTACGACTTCCTGCAACGCGTGGCGGCCGTGGCCACCGCGCAGGTGCGCCTGGCCGAGCTGGAGGGCCTGGCCGCCGACGCCGCCCGGCTCACCGAGCTGGAGCGCATCCGCCAGCAGCGCGGCGACACGGCGGGGCTGGACGTGGACCGGGCGGTGCTCGAGGAGGCGCAGTTGCAGGGCCAGCTTGCCGAGGAGCATTCCAACCTGTCCGAGGCCCTGCTGGAGTGCTCGCGCGCCGCGGGCCTCGCGTGCGTGCCCTTCTCCGCGCGCGAGCTGGCGGCCTCCTTCCTCGAGCGGCGCCTGTCGCGCACGCAGGCGCCGAACACCGAGGACCTCCCGCAGCGGCCCGACCTGCGCGCGCTCCAGGCCCAGCGCCAGAGCTCCCAGGAGAGCCTCACGCTGGCGCGGCGGGGCTGGGTGCCGGACCCCACCTTCCGCGTGGGCTACGTGCATGACCGCTTCGTCGAGTCGGGCAACCAGCTCAACTCGGTCTTCGTGGGCATGTCCTTCCCGCTGCCCGTGTTCGACCACGGCCAGGCGTCCGCGCGGCTCGCGAGCGCCCAGGCCGAGGCGGCCGAGCGCACGCGCCAGCAGCTCACCTCCCAGGCGCGGCGGGACGTCACGGCGCTGATCGCCCAGCGCGACGCGCTCGAGGCCCGGCGCGCGCAAGTGCGCCAGAAGAACCTGCCCCTGGCGTCCTCGCTCGTCGGGCGCCTGGAGGCCGCGGTGAAGGCGGGCGGCGCCTCGCTGCAGGACCTCATCTTCGCGCGCCGCACCTACGGCCAGCTGTTGCTGGACGCCGCGCAGCTCGACCTCAACGCCTACCACCTCTCGGTGGAGCTCGAGCGCGCGAGCGCCGCCGGGCCCCGGGCCCCCGGCGAGCTGGGCAGCCACTTCTAG
- a CDS encoding efflux RND transporter periplasmic adaptor subunit, whose product MTAPASRLVRGLTSASLLLGAAVTLGSMLGCSTAAVAESPSSIAPIVKGESVQLSPDGPQWQYIDLAVAAVAPALVPLPAPGRVDLDLRRTASVGTPLTGRVDELRVRIGDRVKAGDKLFSVRSAAFADLDRELKSAETEVMDKQRVAERVRSLVQLQAAPEKDLQSAEAELRQARLSLQAAQAKRSSLSVAAQGDNLFWVKAPRAGTVVDLDVVDSQEVTPERDRPLVRISDLDEVLVVADVQEADAPALREGQEVSITTQGGSVVRKGTVERVSEVVDPQRRTVSVRARVLNADRALRPNAFVEMAAVTSSDATRVRVPASAVVTNGERAVVFVAREAGHLERVPVTVGRRRGAEVDLIAGLEAGSRYVSRGALLLENTIELAD is encoded by the coding sequence ATGACCGCTCCCGCCTCCCGTCTCGTCCGTGGCCTCACCTCCGCCAGCCTGCTCCTGGGCGCCGCCGTCACCCTGGGCTCGATGCTGGGCTGCTCCACGGCCGCCGTGGCCGAGTCGCCCTCGTCCATCGCGCCCATCGTGAAGGGCGAGAGCGTGCAGCTGTCTCCGGACGGGCCGCAGTGGCAGTACATCGACCTGGCGGTGGCGGCCGTGGCTCCGGCGCTCGTGCCGCTGCCGGCGCCGGGCCGCGTGGACCTGGACCTGCGCCGCACGGCGAGCGTGGGCACGCCGCTCACCGGCCGCGTGGACGAGCTGCGCGTGCGCATCGGGGATCGCGTGAAGGCCGGCGACAAGCTCTTCTCCGTGCGCTCGGCGGCGTTCGCGGACCTGGACCGCGAGCTCAAGAGCGCCGAGACCGAGGTGATGGACAAGCAGCGCGTGGCCGAGCGCGTGCGCTCGCTCGTGCAGTTGCAGGCGGCGCCGGAGAAGGATCTCCAGTCGGCCGAGGCCGAGCTGCGCCAGGCCCGGCTCTCGCTGCAGGCGGCCCAGGCCAAGCGCTCGAGCCTGTCGGTGGCGGCGCAGGGGGACAACCTCTTCTGGGTGAAGGCGCCGCGCGCGGGCACGGTGGTGGACCTGGACGTGGTGGACAGCCAGGAGGTGACGCCCGAGCGCGATCGGCCGCTCGTGCGCATCTCCGACCTGGACGAGGTGCTGGTGGTGGCGGACGTGCAGGAGGCGGACGCCCCGGCGCTGCGCGAGGGCCAGGAGGTGAGCATCACCACCCAGGGCGGCTCGGTGGTGCGCAAGGGGACGGTGGAGCGGGTGTCGGAGGTGGTGGATCCGCAGCGCCGCACGGTGTCGGTGCGCGCGCGGGTGCTCAACGCGGACCGGGCGCTGCGGCCCAACGCCTTCGTGGAGATGGCGGCCGTGACGAGCAGTGACGCCACGCGGGTGCGGGTGCCGGCCAGCGCGGTGGTGACCAACGGCGAGCGCGCGGTGGTGTTCGTGGCCCGGGAGGCGGGCCACCTCGAGCGCGTGCCGGTGACGGTGGGTCGGCGTCGCGGCGCCGAGGTGGACCTCATCGCCGGGCTGGAGGCCGGCAGCCGCTACGTCTCGCGGGGCGCCTTGCTCCTCGAGAACACCATCGAACTGGCCGACTAG
- a CDS encoding efflux RND transporter permease subunit, with product MFDKLVDFSLKNRAAVLFFTVLVAIWGWVSFKGLTIEAFPDPTDTQVQVITLFPGQPAEEVERQIGLPLERALNGTPGMNRLRNLSLFGLSFVTLTFNDGVDGLAARAQVLERLRDAELPEGINPELGPYATPIGEVYRYTLTGAKGDPMKLRTLQEWVVRPQMLRVNGIADVVSIGGLLREVHVQPDPARLAAFDLQLEDLERALRDGSRNASGGILERGSEQLVIRSKGLFTTLDDIRLVRVATHEGTPVFVKDVAEVTDGWAPRQGVVSRGDDYDTVEGIVLMRRGENPSEVLHRLRDAVGEINHRLAPEGAKVTPFYDRTDLVNTTLKTVGHNLLEGGIVVTLVLFIFLLDLRAALVVGTLIPLSLLTSFIYLKMRGMSANLLSLGAVDFGIIVDGGVVIIESILLKLAMDHGHGAANKPGQEEVSVDARIRQATSQVVRPTVFAMLIIIAAYLPIFMLERVEGRMFSPMANTVVAALVGALIFSVTLVPVLASFAYRKGVKHRESPVLKLAERAYAPVLKFSLKRPAVVLALATVGLVAAGITLPRLGSEFLPALNEGSIYMTFSLPSNISLNEGRKLVPRITKILEEAPQVEQVLSALGRPEDGTDAKLTNNLEFFVKLRPPHEWPKDTPTLDDVMDRLKRPIDGIPGLEVNFSQPIGDNVNESISGQQGQIAVKLFGDDLAALQTLAEKVKGTISRVEGVADLGLVKSAPVMQVQVSPDRMALARHGLDMEDFQHVLQTALGGQPVSEFWEGERKFDVVIRLPSSSRDDVEKIRKLRVPVDGGVMVPLEALAQVGSGEGRASINRENGRRYIGIRMNVRGRDMGSFVEEARAKVASEVPLPQGVGIEWGGEFESKERAMNRLLTVVPVALVITLLLLFKAFDSFSRAVITLLNVPFALMGGVFGLALAGMPLSVAAAVGFIALIGQASLNGVLVMSAIAERRAAGEAMDSAILHGALERLRPVLMTASLAALGLVPACMSRGIGSETQKPLAVVIVAGTLSACVLTLVLLPVMYQLFTRYTDSLRGKLPPRLLRPTPTDEELRRAS from the coding sequence ATGTTCGACAAGTTGGTGGATTTCTCCCTGAAGAACCGGGCCGCGGTCCTGTTCTTCACGGTGCTGGTGGCCATCTGGGGCTGGGTGAGCTTCAAGGGGCTCACCATCGAGGCCTTCCCGGACCCCACGGACACCCAGGTGCAGGTCATCACCCTGTTTCCGGGCCAGCCCGCCGAGGAGGTGGAGCGGCAGATCGGCCTGCCCCTGGAGCGCGCGCTCAACGGCACGCCGGGGATGAACCGGCTGCGCAACCTGTCGCTCTTCGGCCTGTCCTTCGTGACGCTCACCTTCAATGACGGGGTGGACGGGCTCGCGGCGCGCGCCCAGGTGCTCGAGCGGCTGCGCGACGCGGAACTGCCCGAGGGCATCAACCCGGAGCTGGGCCCGTATGCCACGCCCATCGGCGAGGTGTACCGCTACACGCTCACCGGGGCCAAGGGCGACCCGATGAAGCTGCGCACGCTGCAGGAGTGGGTGGTGCGCCCGCAGATGCTGCGCGTCAACGGGATCGCGGACGTGGTGTCCATCGGTGGCCTCTTGCGCGAGGTGCACGTGCAGCCGGACCCGGCGCGCCTGGCGGCCTTCGACCTGCAGCTCGAGGACCTGGAGCGGGCGCTGCGCGACGGTAGCCGCAACGCCTCGGGCGGCATCCTCGAGCGCGGCTCGGAGCAGCTCGTCATCCGCAGCAAGGGCCTGTTCACCACCCTGGACGACATCCGCCTGGTGCGCGTGGCCACGCACGAGGGCACGCCCGTGTTCGTCAAGGACGTGGCCGAGGTGACGGACGGCTGGGCACCGCGCCAGGGCGTGGTGAGCCGGGGCGACGACTACGACACGGTGGAGGGCATCGTGCTGATGCGCCGGGGCGAGAACCCCTCCGAGGTGCTCCACCGGCTGCGCGACGCGGTGGGGGAGATCAACCACCGGCTCGCGCCCGAGGGCGCCAAGGTCACCCCCTTCTATGACCGCACGGACCTGGTGAACACCACGCTCAAGACGGTGGGCCACAACCTGCTGGAAGGCGGCATCGTGGTGACGCTGGTGCTCTTCATCTTCCTGTTGGACCTGCGCGCGGCGCTGGTGGTGGGCACGCTCATCCCCCTGTCGCTGCTCACGTCCTTCATCTACCTGAAGATGCGCGGCATGTCGGCCAACCTCCTGTCCCTGGGAGCGGTGGACTTCGGCATCATCGTGGACGGCGGCGTGGTCATCATCGAAAGCATCCTGCTCAAGCTGGCGATGGACCACGGGCATGGCGCGGCGAACAAACCCGGCCAGGAAGAGGTCTCGGTGGACGCGCGCATCCGCCAGGCGACGAGCCAGGTGGTGCGGCCCACGGTCTTCGCCATGCTCATCATCATCGCGGCCTACCTGCCCATCTTCATGCTGGAGCGGGTGGAGGGGCGCATGTTCAGCCCCATGGCCAACACGGTGGTGGCGGCGCTCGTGGGCGCGCTCATCTTCTCGGTGACGCTGGTGCCGGTGCTCGCCTCGTTCGCCTACCGCAAGGGCGTCAAGCACCGCGAGAGCCCCGTGCTCAAGCTGGCCGAGCGCGCCTATGCCCCGGTGCTCAAGTTCTCCCTCAAGCGGCCCGCGGTGGTGCTGGCGCTGGCGACCGTGGGCCTCGTGGCCGCGGGCATCACCCTGCCCCGGCTGGGCAGCGAGTTCCTGCCCGCGCTCAACGAGGGCAGCATCTACATGACGTTCAGCCTGCCCTCGAACATCTCCCTCAACGAGGGGCGCAAGCTCGTGCCGCGCATCACGAAGATCCTCGAGGAGGCGCCCCAGGTGGAGCAGGTGCTCTCGGCGCTCGGCCGGCCCGAGGACGGCACGGACGCCAAGCTCACCAACAACCTGGAGTTCTTCGTCAAGCTGCGCCCGCCCCACGAGTGGCCCAAGGACACGCCCACGCTGGATGACGTGATGGACCGGCTCAAGCGGCCCATCGACGGCATCCCCGGCCTGGAGGTGAACTTCAGCCAGCCCATCGGCGACAACGTCAACGAGAGCATCTCCGGCCAGCAGGGGCAGATCGCCGTGAAGCTCTTCGGCGACGACCTGGCGGCGCTGCAGACGCTGGCGGAGAAGGTGAAGGGCACCATCTCGCGCGTGGAGGGCGTGGCGGACCTGGGCCTGGTCAAGAGCGCGCCGGTGATGCAGGTGCAGGTGTCGCCGGACCGCATGGCGCTCGCGCGCCACGGCCTGGACATGGAGGACTTCCAGCACGTGCTCCAGACAGCGCTCGGCGGCCAGCCGGTGAGCGAGTTCTGGGAGGGCGAGCGCAAGTTCGACGTGGTCATCCGCCTGCCTTCCTCCAGCCGGGACGACGTGGAGAAGATCCGCAAGCTGCGCGTGCCGGTGGACGGCGGCGTGATGGTGCCCCTGGAGGCGCTGGCCCAGGTGGGCAGTGGCGAGGGCCGGGCGTCCATCAACCGCGAGAATGGCCGGCGCTACATCGGCATCCGCATGAACGTGCGCGGCCGGGACATGGGCTCGTTCGTGGAGGAGGCCCGGGCCAAGGTGGCCAGCGAGGTGCCGCTGCCGCAGGGCGTGGGCATCGAGTGGGGCGGCGAGTTCGAGAGCAAGGAGCGCGCGATGAACCGGCTGCTCACGGTGGTGCCGGTGGCGCTCGTCATCACCCTGCTGCTGCTCTTCAAGGCCTTCGACTCGTTCAGCCGCGCCGTCATCACCCTGCTCAACGTGCCCTTCGCGCTCATGGGCGGCGTGTTCGGCCTGGCCCTGGCGGGCATGCCGCTGTCGGTGGCGGCCGCGGTGGGCTTCATCGCCCTCATCGGCCAGGCGTCGCTCAACGGGGTGCTCGTGATGAGCGCCATCGCCGAGCGGCGCGCGGCGGGCGAGGCCATGGACTCGGCCATCCTCCACGGCGCGCTGGAGCGGCTGCGGCCGGTGCTCATGACCGCGTCGCTCGCGGCCCTGGGCCTGGTGCCCGCGTGCATGAGCCGGGGCATCGGCTCGGAGACGCAGAAGCCCCTGGCCGTGGTCATCGTGGCGGGAACCCTCTCCGCCTGTGTGCTCACCCTGGTGTTGCTGCCCGTGATGTACCAGCTCTTCACCCGCTACACGGATTCGTTGCGCGGCAAGCTCCCCCCTCGCCTGCTGCGCCCGACGCCCACGGATGAGGAGCTGCGCCGGGCGAGCTGA